The Quercus robur chromosome 7, dhQueRobu3.1, whole genome shotgun sequence genome has a segment encoding these proteins:
- the LOC126693792 gene encoding uncharacterized protein LOC126693792 yields MTSDAETENPPVQTTAEPPQPRRPICSKCCRPNRVCLCETLPAQPIPTKTHIVIIQHPHEAHHKLSTVPVLNKCLLNSTTVVTRRLRQGLSPLLDQSPPAVYLFPPTPSSPAVTLSQPQPQNDNDDGNAVLIVFDATWKHAREMVRASEEYLSRFASRVCLEGYDESVGGRSIYDSDSELILRKEPCGGCVSTMEAVARALRVIEPNGLYIEAQLLRVLRDMVRLQARYLTTKPIKPRPKLEKKKKAIQIEENQASQSEELLDFKS; encoded by the coding sequence ATGACATCAGACGCAGAAACAGAGAACCCACCCGTTCAAACCACCGCCGAACCACCACAACCGCGGCGGCCCATCTGCTCAAAGTGCTGTAGACCCAACAGAGTCTGTCTCTGCGAAACACTCCCAGCTCAGCCCATCCCAACAAAGACCCATATAGTAATCATCCAACACCCCCACGAGGCTCACCACAAGCTCTCTACTGTACCAGTCCTCAACAAATGTCTTCTCAACTCAACCACCGTCGTCACCCGCCGCCTCCGCCAAGGCCTCTCTCCTCTCCTCGACCAATCCCCACCCGCCGTCTATCTCTTCCCCCCAACCCCTTCCTCACCCGCTGTCACTCTATCCCAACCCCAACCCCAAAACGACAACGACGATGGGAATGCCGTTTTGATCGTGTTCGATGCGACGTGGAAGCACGCGAGGGAGATGGTGAGGGCGAGTGAGGAGTACTTATCGAGGTTCGCGAGTAGGGTTTGTTTGGAAGGGTACGACGAGAGCGTAGGTGGTCGGAGTATTTATGATTCGGATTCGGAGTTGATTCTGAGGAAGGAGCCGTGTGGTGGGTGCGTGAGTACCATGGAGGCAGTGGCTAGGGCTCTCAGGGTTATTGAGCCTAATGGGCTCTACATTGAGGCCCAATTGTTGCGGGTTTTGAGGGACATGGTTAGATTGCAGGCTCGGTACTTGACTACCAAGCCCATCAAGCCTAGGCCTAAgctggaaaagaagaagaaggctaTACAGATTGAAGAGAACCAGGCGAGTCAGAGTGAGGAGCTGTTGGATTTCAAGAGCTGA
- the LOC126693793 gene encoding protein N-terminal glutamine amidohydrolase, whose protein sequence is MATSESGSDQTSSALSDSFRTPYYCEENVYFLCKKLSASGTAAADGSDLFVVFISNEKKQTPLWNQKASKRADGVVLWDYHAICVQRKKEGDTPLLVWDLDSSLPYPSPLTSYVSETFQPSFQLFSEYQRFYRIVHAPIFLRYFASDRRHMKDSAGNWTAEPPKYEPIVAEDGAVHNLNEYNEIHAADVMTNAGDFLNAVFTQRLGAVINENQLEEFFLKMP, encoded by the exons ATGGCGACCTCGGAGTCCGGCTCCGACCAAACCAGTTCGGCCCTTTCTGACTCCTTTCGTACTCCTTATTACTG CGAGGAGAATGTATACTTTCTTTGCAAGAAATTAAGCGCAAGTGGAACAGCAGCTGCTGACGGATCTgatctttttgttgttttcatttCCAATGAGAAGAAACAG aCCCCATTGTGGAATCAAAAGGCCAGCAAAAGAGCAGATGGGGTTGTTCTCTGGGATTATCATGCCATTTGTGTTCAG agaaaaaaagaaggcgACACTCCTCTCTTAGTATGGGATTTAGATTCAAGTCTTCCATATCCTTCTCCTTTAACTTCCTATGTGTCAGAAACTTTCCAACCATCATTTCAGCTCTTTTCTGAGTATCAAAG GTTTTACCGCATTGTGCATGCTCCGATATTTCTTCGTTACTTTGCTTCTGATAGAAGACACATGAAAGATTCTGCTGGGAACTGGACTGCTGAACCCCCTAAATATGAACCCATAGTTGCTGAAG ATGGAGCCGTGCACAACTTGAATGAGTACAATGAGATCCATGCTGCAGATGTCATGACAAATGCTGGAGACTTTCTCAATGCGGTTTTTACACAGAGGCTCGGTGCAGTGATAAACGAAAATCAGCTGGAGGAATTCTTTTTGAAAATGCCTTGA
- the LOC126691561 gene encoding probable pectinesterase 29 encodes MLWQSDLDASSRQYSTKMKLNLPIFIFFILVTSSKVSRAVDCKNENIIRSTITVGKSGPTGVFQTIQAAIDSIPSNNDQWIKVHISPGIYNEKVTIPPEKPCIFLEGSGRHVTIITHDDHDQTDTSATFTSSPDNVVASGITFQNSYNRALALNSYYSSMAIRDPIARAVAARIYGDKSAFFECGFVGFQDTLWDVQGRHFFKHTYIEGGVDFIWGSGQSIYMDCMINVTVGTMLPQGCMGYITAQRRESANEANGFVFRRGSVYGSGQALLGRAYGPYSRVIFHQTTFNNVVAPQGWGAWDYPGQV; translated from the exons ATGTTGTGGCAAAGTGACCTTGATGCATCTTCCAGACAGTATTCAACCAAAATGAAGCTTAATCTTccaatatttattttcttcatcttgGTTACCTCCTCTAAGGTTTCAAGGGCTGTAGAttgcaaaaatgaaaatataattaggTCCACCATTACTGTGGGCAAGTCTGGTCCTACAGGAGTATTTCAGACAATACAAGCCGCCATTGATTCGATTCCTTCCAACAATGATCAATGGATTAAAGTTCATATTTCTCCAGGCATATATAA TGAGAAGGTGACTATTCCTCCGGAAAAACCATGTATTTTTTTGGAAGGAAGTGGGCGCCATGTCACAATTATTACACACGATGATCATGATCAAACAGATacaagtgcaacattcacatcGTCCCCAGACAATGTTGTTGCTAGTGGCATTACCTTCCAG AACTCGTACAATCGGGCTTTAGCTCTGAATTCCTACTATAGCAGCATGGCAATACGGGACCCAATAGCAAGGGCAGTGGCAGCCAGAATATATGGTGATAAATCAGCATTTTTTGAGTGTGGTTTTGTGGGATTTCAAGATACACTATGGGATGTACAAGGACGACATTTCTTCAAACACACCTACATTGAAGGAGGCGTAGATTTTATTTGGGGCAGTGGCCAATCAATATATATG GATTGTATGATAAATGTTACAGTTGGGACAATGCTCCCTCAAGGCTGTATGGGGTACATAACGGCACAACGTCGTGAATCCGCAAATGAAgcaaatgggtttgtgtttagAAGGGGTAGTGTATATGGGAGTGGCCAAGCGTTGCTAGGAAGAGCTTATGGTCCCTACTCTAGAGTCATATTTCATCAAACAACCTTCAACAATGTGGTAGCCCCTCAGGGTTGGGGTGCTTGGGATTACCCAGGACAAGTGTAA
- the LOC126693794 gene encoding cytoplasmic tRNA 2-thiolation protein 2 has protein sequence MACNPSNCQSNCYGNEEKAEVVVGEEYVSANQNQNLCIKCKTKEPIGGNEGRMFCIECFRSNLYGKFRLAVTSHAMITPTDNVLVAFSGGPSSRVALQFVHELQHKSLKNFDASRDRSLPVFGVGVAFIDETTISSLPSHDIDRAIQDIRLIVSNLALPIKQLHVVPIENIYSGDGTNRLKNLLDAVSDTTGKEDLLLHLQMLSLQKVASESGYNKIVLGLCTSRIACHVISATVKGQGYSLPADIQYVDSRWEIPIVLPLRDCLVQELNMLCHLDGLKTVEFKGPCSGINGLVSSFVRILQEENPSRECTIVRTAGKLTPFHFNRIPESDDSVIPLATRRRQKRYNLKPNESISSESFCPICNSPLNKSDMLRLSNLGSCQTSSDRFGAACCSSCRFQILPKDPSSIDHFYSLLPQPLVARAKHSSYDNLSLLREQIQDCLLSDSEDES, from the exons ATGGCGTGTAACCCCTCAAACTGCCAATCAAATTGCTATGGAAATGAAGAAAAAGCAGAGGTAGTAGTAGGAGAAGAATATGTCTCAGCCAATCAGAATCAGAATCTGTGTATAAAATGCAAGACCAAGGAGCCCATTGGTGGCAATGAGGGGCGGATGTTCTGCATCGAATGCTTTCGAAGCAACTTATATGGAAAGTTTAGGCTGGCTGTCACCTCCCATGCCATGATTACTCCTACCGATAATGTCCTTGTTGCCTTCTCTGGCGGCCCTTCCTCTAG gGTGGCTCTACAGTTTGTACATGAGTTGCAACACAAGTCCCTGAAGAACTTTGACGCAAGTAGAGATAGGTCGTTACCAGTGTTTGGTGTTGGAGTTGCTTTTATTGATGAAACAACCATTTCTTCACTTCCTTCTCACGATATTGACCGAGCAATTCAAGACATCAGATTGATCGTGTCCAATCTAGCCCTGCCAATAAAACAGTTGCATGTGGTTCCCATTGAAAACATCTATTCTGGTGATGGGACAAACAGATTGAAGAATTTGCTAGATGCTGTTAGTGATACCACTGGAAAAGAAGATCTTTTGCTACATTTACAGATGTTGTCCTTGCAAAAG gTTGCCTCTGAAAGTGGATACAACAAGATTGTACTAGGATTGTGCACATCGAGGATTGCTTGCCATGTGATTTCGGCGACAGTAAAG GGCCAAGGATATTCTTTGCCGGCAGATATACAATATGTTGATTCAAGGTGGGAGATACCAATAGTGCTTCCGCTCCGTGACTGTCTTGTGCAAGAGCTGAACATGCTTTGCCACCTTGATGG TTTAAAGACAGTGGAGTTTAAAGGTCCTTGCTCTGGCATCAATGGCTTGGTATCGTCATTTGTAAGGATATTGCAG GAAGAAAATCCATCCCGAGAGTGCACAATTGTCAGAACAGCTGGAAAACTTACTCCGTTTCATTTCAACAGGATTCCGGAGAGCGATGACTCTGTCATCCCTTTGGCAACCAGAAGGCGTCAAAAGAGATATAATCTAAAGCCTAATGAGTCAATATCCTCAGAGTCATTCTGTCCTATCTGCAATAGCCCACTTAACAAATCTGACATGCTAAGATTGAGCAATCTTGggagttgccaaacaagttcTGATCGTTTTGGTGCTGCCTGCTGTTCAAGTTGCCGCTTTCAGATACTTCCAAAGGATCCCTCATCAATAGATCACTTCTATTCACTTTTACCCCAGCCATTGGTTGCCCGAGCAAAGCATAGTAGCTATGATAATCTTAGTTTGCTTAG GGAGCAGATACAAGATTGCTTGCTTTCAGACAGTGAAGATGAAAGTTGA